A region of the Candidatus Neomarinimicrobiota bacterium genome:
TGTTTCAAAATTGGTGGGTGTCAGACGTGTCGTCGAAAAATAATCGGATCCACGAACATTAAAGGCGATGTGGCCATCAGGTCCAATACCCCCCAGGAAGAATCCAATGCCCCCTTTCTCCCGAATCCGTCTTTCATAATTGGTACAAAACTCATCGACCCTTTCGATGGCTTCCTTTTGCAGACGACCTTTGGTTGTATTGGGCTGACTAAATCTCAGGCTGAGATCAACCACATCGTCAGGGAATATCTCGCGATACGTCTTCCCCTTGGGCAAGTTGATCTGGGTTGCATCAATGAGTTGAGCTCGTTCAGCGCTGATCCCAAAGCCATTGATATAATATTTCATCACATAATCAAAGAAGCTGTTATGCTGAGTGGGAGAAATGGGAAAGAATTCATCTATCTGGACAAACTGCAAATCCTGCAAGCGGGGTTTCCGTGAATGATCTATACCCACTTCTTCCAGGAAGGCGCTGGTTGATTGCTCTTCCCAATGCTTCAAATAGTGTTCAGCATAGCGGATGAAATATTCAGGTGTTTTGCCAGTTGGTAGCGAAACAACTCCTTCAGGATTGTTCTGAACCCACTCCAAAAATCTCAAGGCCGTCAACTGGCCCAGATTGGGAAAGTTATTTACCTGGATGACAGGAATTTTTTCCTCTGGATCATACCTAAAAGCAAGCCTTGAACGGTTAAGGAAGTAGTTTTCTACAGGTGTGGGCGGATTAAAAATATTCTTTTTATTCATGGCCGCATTATGCTTGAGAAAAAAGCAAATTACAACAATTTATTACATGACGTTTTTTCCATAACCACAATATTATCAATATCTGCATGTTATCGTTTGTTAATCTAATTTACCAACCTCAACTATTTATTTACTTGGAGATTAAGACCAATGAGAAAATTGTAATCCCCGGGATTCTTGGCTATGTTAAACGATATGAATGGAAAAATGAATTCATCAATCATTGTAGCAGCCGGGAGTGGCAGTAGGTTGGCCAGTGAAACCCCCAAACAATTTCTAAAATTGAAAGATGTGGAAATCCTGGCCTATTCAGTTCAATCCTTTCTGAAACATCCGGAGATTAACGAGGTCATCATTGTCACATCAGCGAATTATTTAGATCATGTTATCCACCAATACCCTGACTGCAAGGTGGTTGTGGGTGGCGAAACAAGACAAGATTCCGTTTTCAATGGATTACAGGCCTGCTCCCCAGATACGGACATCGTGTTGATTCATGACGCTGCCCGTCCCCTGGTTCCTTCCAGGGTTATTGATAATTGTCTCTCCAGCCTGGAAACATACGATGGTGTTGCACCAGCATTAGTGCCAGTTGATTCAATGGTTCAACTCGAGAATTCTGGATTCAAAAATTTAAGCCGCGATACCCTGCGGATTATCCAAACCCCGCAATGCTTCAATATGGCTATCCTCAAAGCCGCTCATGCGTCGGGAAAAATTGATACTGATGAAATGGGTCTCGTAAAACAGAGTAATCCCCACGCACACCTCGGTTTCGTGGAAGGTGCACCGGAAACTATGAAAGTGACCAGATCCATTGATCTGGAAATTATTGAGATCTATCTCGACGCAGCAGAAAAATAATTAGTCAGAAATCTAATTTATGACACCAACCCTCGATTTAGTCTATTCAACTACCAAGGGATATGCCAGCCTCCTCCCCCTCTTCTCCCACATGAAAGCCATGGGATGGCAGGTCAGGCTAGAGAAAATCCATCGCAACTGTTTCCTGAATCGAAAGCTGCTAAAAACGATCTCCTCAATGGTTGTCATCGCGTATGACAAACCCCTTGTCCGCCTTGAAAAATGCGGATGGAAGGGCGAGTTCATCTATATCGAGCACGGTCTTAGCCCCATGAAGTATTACACGTATAAGTATGACTTCTTCCAGAGGGCGGCTCTGCTTTTTTATCCTGGAGAAGTTTTCAAGCGCAAAATGGAAGCCATCAATCCACAATTTGAGCGCGGGCTCCTGGGAGGTTATCCCAAAGTGGACGAGCTGTTAAAATTAGAGATTAATAGAAATCAATTGTGCTCGAAATATGGCTTAAATCCTAGTAAACCGGTCATCCTTTTTGCCCCTTCCTGGGGTGGTAAGAAGAACAAGAATTCAGGCATTCACAACGCTAAGCACCTCACCGCTCTTGAGAACCTCCTTATCGTTCCCCATTCTGCAGACTACCCCCTGGCAAAAAAGTATGGGGCAGTGAAACCGGGTGACGGTAATATTAATCAGTTCCTGCATCTTGCTGATGTGGTGATCAGCGATATTTCTTCAGTACTGGCAGAGGCTGCGATTTTAGATAAGCCCGTGGTCCAACTCATACTGCCGGCTTATCCCGGATGTTTC
Encoded here:
- the ispD gene encoding 2-C-methyl-D-erythritol 4-phosphate cytidylyltransferase encodes the protein MLNDMNGKMNSSIIVAAGSGSRLASETPKQFLKLKDVEILAYSVQSFLKHPEINEVIIVTSANYLDHVIHQYPDCKVVVGGETRQDSVFNGLQACSPDTDIVLIHDAARPLVPSRVIDNCLSSLETYDGVAPALVPVDSMVQLENSGFKNLSRDTLRIIQTPQCFNMAILKAAHASGKIDTDEMGLVKQSNPHAHLGFVEGAPETMKVTRSIDLEIIEIYLDAAEK
- a CDS encoding CDP-glycerol glycerophosphotransferase family protein; this translates as MTPTLDLVYSTTKGYASLLPLFSHMKAMGWQVRLEKIHRNCFLNRKLLKTISSMVVIAYDKPLVRLEKCGWKGEFIYIEHGLSPMKYYTYKYDFFQRAALLFYPGEVFKRKMEAINPQFERGLLGGYPKVDELLKLEINRNQLCSKYGLNPSKPVILFAPSWGGKKNKNSGIHNAKHLTALENLLIVPHSADYPLAKKYGAVKPGDGNINQFLHLADVVISDISSVLAEAAILDKPVVQLILPAYPGCFPEVETRKTGNWVSEDILAREQLTDRSVRPFKIPYVDEDWIMGHTAEAPELEAAIQDALQNPQKFAAQRKYWAEQSCWKADGKSSSRISHMIEQYLKDGSATQVTH